The following proteins are encoded in a genomic region of Corylus avellana chromosome ca4, CavTom2PMs-1.0:
- the LOC132178597 gene encoding leucine-rich repeat protein 2-like produces MAPLPLFSLLFTFLLSLTPTFSTNSEGNALHALRSRLSDPTNVLQSWDPTLVNPCTWFHVTCDSNNHVIRLDLGNSNISGSLGSELGELKHLQYLELYRNDITGKIPKELGNLKNLVSMDLYENRFEGEIPKSLAKLKSIRFLRLNNNKLTGSIPRELTRLSNLKVFDVSNNDLCGTIPVDGPFATFPMESFEHNRLSGPELQGLVPYDFGC; encoded by the exons ATGGCTCCTCTtccccttttctctctcctttttacctttcttctctctctcacgccCACCTTCTCAACCAACTCTGAAG GAAATGCTTTGCATGCTTTGAGAAGCAGGCTTTCTGACCCCACCAACGTGTTGCAGAGCTGGGACCCAACGCTGGTTAATCCCTGCACCTGGTTTCATGTCACCTGTGACTCCAACAATCATGTGATTCGCCT GGATTTGGGCAATTCTAATATCTCTGGGAGTTTAGGTTCTGAACTTGGCGAGCTCAAGCATCTGCAGTACTT GGAGCTTTATAGGAATGACATAACAGGGAAAATCCCAAAAGAGCTGGGTAATTTGAAAAACCTTGTTAGCATGGATTTGTATGAAAACAGATTTGAAGGAGAAATCCCAAAATCTTTGGCCAAATTGAAGTCAATCAGATTTCT ACGGCTAAACAACAACAAGCTAACAGGATCAATCCCAAGGGAACTCACCCGCCTTTCTAACCTCAAAGTTTT TGATGTCTCGAACAATGACCTCTGTGGAACAATTCCGGTCGACGGTCCTTTCGCGACCTTCCCAATGGAAAG TTTTGAGCACAACAGACTCAGCGGCCCGGAGCTGCAAGGACTGGTGCCGTATGACTTCGGATGCTGA
- the LOC132177472 gene encoding uncharacterized protein At2g23090, giving the protein MGGGNGQKAKMAREKNLEKQKAAGKGSQLDSNKKAMTIQCKVCMQTFICTTSEVKCREHAEAKHPKADLFTCFPHLKK; this is encoded by the exons ATGGGAGGAGGCAATGGTCAGAAGGCCAAGATGGCACGTGAGAAGAACCTGGAGAAGCAAAAAGCCGCCGGCAAGG GAAGCCAACTTGACTCTAACAAGAAGGCCATGACCATCCAG TGCAAGGTTTGCATGCAGACATTCATATGTACCACATCAGAGGTGAAGTGCAGGGAACACGCGGAAGCAAAGCACCCAAAGGCTGATCTTTTTACTTGTTTCCCACAtcttaaaaaatga
- the LOC132177867 gene encoding mitogen-activated protein kinase kinase kinase 20-like yields MAMWKRRRVLGKGTYGTVFLVELSDPTATPIAVKTCPIAKSFSLQLEERVLAQLRGCPGIVSCLGSSLTVEDGPGLYNLFLEYAAGGTLEDLIKKESGLCERDMRRYLRMILRGLCSVHGKGMVHCDLKPSNILVFPGKGGDSLKIADFGLAREGQDYKEEMGFWRFRFRGTPYYMSPESVAFGEIGAPLDIWSLGCILVEMVTGKPALWKYRNLNARKLRLAIAQQSPGIPEGLSENGKDFLRKCFAMDPRERWTAEMLLNHPFVSRPIYGNGKTPEPQASPKSPLKFRAISGFICFLASSGLVLFYAR; encoded by the exons ATGGCGATGTGGAAAAGGCGGCGGGTTCTTGGCAAGGGAACGTACGGCACGGTGTTCTTGGTCGAACTCAGTGACCCCACGGCTACACCGATCGCCGTCAAGACGTGCCCTATTGCGAAGTCGTTCTCCCTCCAGTTGGAGGAAAGAGTGTTGGCGCAACTGCGCGGTTGTCCGGGTATTGTTTCCTGCCTTGGGAGTTCACTCACCGTCGAAGACGGTCCTGGACTCTACAATCTGTTTCTTGAATATGCGGCAGGAGGTACTCTTGAAGATTTGATCAAGAAAGAGTCGGGTTTGTGCGAGCGGGACATGCGCCGCTATTTGCGCATGATTCTCCGGGGTCTCTGTTCTGTGCATGGAAAGGGTATGGTGCACTGCGATCTCAAACCCAGTAATATCTTGGTCTTTCCCGGCAAAGGAGGTGATTCGCTCAAGATCGCCGACTTTGGGCTTGCCAGGGAAGGCCAAGACTACAAAGAAGAGATGGGATTTTGGAGGTTCAGGTTTCGGGGCACCCCTTACTACATGTCGCCGGAGTCAGTTGCTTTTGGTGAAATTGGGGCGCCGTTGGACATATGGTCGCTGGGTTGTATTCTGGTTGAGATGGTTACCGGGAAGCCTGCTTTGTGGAAGTATCGAAATCTGAACGCCCGGAAACTCCGGCTTGCGATTGCCCAACAGTCGCCGGGAATACCTGAAGGGCTCTCCGAGAATGGGAAGGACTTTCTGAGAAAGTGTTTTGCAATGGACCCCCGTGAGAGGTGGACGGCCGAGATGCTTCTGAACCATCCTTTTGTTTCTAGGCCCATCTATGGGAATGGGAAGACTCCTGAGCCGCAAGCATCTCCGAAAAGCCCTTTAA AATTCAGAGCAATCTCTGGGTTCATCTGCTTCCTTGCCTCCTCCGGGTTGGTGCTCTTTTACGCCCGGTGA
- the LOC132177473 gene encoding uncharacterized protein LOC132177473, with product MDLGCLDLCCISVSDKQGTEATLASSESREDTATASSKIGKNKSPKETAQSTSNILNKFTSQIKKPSHRKSSPLNWFPRTKVDSYLKRKIKMLQEVDGMNLTLDETLGDANPHYSRVLREKMAAREAAHKAMEARKAALVEASWCRILRAARIQNKDAEAQLLKAEKSAAAAFEAATSIGVIMYDIPNCPRKPCQIETSSVNGGGSAKHKVTASFETAFEVDIEVAAAVKIALIRLANCATFNKDEFEELLRKISQNPDTGENNRELSEFSSECESESESELETASLKDDFSCQEFDCNLPAPDMRQRKNRKRLSFERFNTTKLVEMMLERLRCLQEDELSSLATIVATCGLNAALAEVTNSKAHDSTAYSSNPAPNLPRRMSSMGAGNHEVSMDGHTRRKQVESELPSLDKFLVKHMTKLEKEVWEAKNSRNNESGEGTGKNSDRTAVGEVNLDNDVAVSETIPDFGSILLKHSSKLEKEIEEAKKRSGREFETDYKKLHNDRSSSEAVPDLGTILIKHCSKLEKEIEETKKNNGKAFEMNGKKFGRVQNGDVGHTEEDVPEVPSLEKFLVKRVSRLEKEVQEAKNRRKNEPRKGGRVTNMKTKFDSSASDAQLEKTTYSDGGAEQKENIDSNNQKECTGDTGESPLQIGQVNLNAGDVKIETEDQMEDSLDKILVKPLHKLEGEKIQALPLGSNYGSHRHQKKQAGNSVTDCESLDKILVKHVSRLEKEKMRFSSKEEMVKVKKSCETKVQSHLMNPEGGLDQILVKHKSRLEREKLTAAQQPDDQIKHSKVRREARERELQEAWGGLSLGNSMKSSETKVQQSHMNQEGGLDQILVKHKSILEREKLAAAQQPDGHIRHSMARREARERELQEAWGGLSLGNSMKPHLSKLEQDKAAWIKAEEEERKEAIKDMYMRQNTLNFNEENTLRHCCLQTDTPDESQRRRMAPNLSRRTNTNQAVARKQMGSAIALNSDHWAWA from the exons ATGGATCTCGGCTGCTTGGACTTGTGCTGCATCTCTGTGTCGGACAAGCAAGGCACCGAGGCTACCCTTGCCAGTTCGGAGAGCCGAGAAGATACCGCCACAGCGAGTTCGAAGATCGGCAag AATAAATCGCCAAAAGAGACTGCGCAATCAACATCGAATATTCTTAACAAATTTACATCACAAATCAAGAAGCCTTCTCACCGTAAAAGTTCTCCTCTCAACTGGTTCCCGCGCACAAAAGTGGACTcgtacttaaaaagaaaaataaaaatgctgcAG GAAGTGGACGGCATGAATTTAACACTTGATGAGACCCTAGGTGATGCTAATCCACATTACTCAAGAGTTCTGAGAGAAAAGATGGCAGCTAGAGAAGCTGCACACAAGGCAATGGAAGCTCGAAAAGCTGCTCTGGTTGAAGCATCTTGGTGTCGAATACTACGAGCAGCCAG GATCCAAAATAAAGATGCTGAAGCCCAGTTGCTGAAAGCTGAGAAGTCAGCAGCTGCAGCTTTTGAAGCAGCCACATCCATAGGAGTTATCATGTATGACATACCAAATTGCCCTCGGAAGCCTTGTCAAATAGAGACATCCTCAGTTAATGGAGGAGGATCTGCTAAACATAAAGTTACGGCATCTTTTGAAACTGCATTTGAGGTAGATATAGAAGTAGCTGCAGCAGTCAAAATTGCATTAATTAGGCTTGCAAATTGTGCTACTTTTAATAAAGACGAATTTGAAGAACTGCTGCGAAAAATCAGTCAGAACCCAGATACAGGTGAAAATAATCGGGAATTATCAGAGTTTTCTTCGGAATGTGAATCAGAGTCCGAGTCAGAACTTGAAACTGCATCTTTAAAAGATGATTTTAGCTGTCAAGAGTTTGACTGTAATCTGCCAGCTCCAGATATGAGACAGAGGAAAAACAGGAAAAGGCTGTCTTTTGAAAGGTTTAATACAACAAAGCTCGTGGAGATGATGCTTGAGAGGCTCAGATGTTTGCAAGAAGATGAACTTTCTTCTCTCGCCACTATAGTTGCAACTTGTGGTTTAAATGCTGCCTTGGCTGAAGTAACAAATAGCAAGGCGCACGATTCAACTGCTTATAGCTCCAATCCAGCACCTAATCTTCCGCGAAGAATGTCTTCTATGGGAGCAGGAAACCATGAGGTTTCCATGGATGGGCATACCAGAAGGAAGCAAGTTGAGTCAGAACTCCCAAGTCTTGACAAGTTTTTGGTTAAGCACATGACCAAACTGGAAAAAGAGGTATGGGAAGCAAAAAATAGCAGAAATAATGAGTCTGGAGAAGGAACTGGGAAGAATTCTGATAGAACTGCTGTTGGCGAGGTCAATTTAGATAATGATGTAGCTGTATCCGAGACCATTCCAGACTTTGGTAGTATTCTTTTGAAGCATTCCAGTAAGCTTGAGAAAGAGATTGAAGAGGCAAAGAAGAGATCAGGAAGAGAATTTGAAACGGATTATAAGAAGTTGCACAATGATAGATCTTCATCTGAAGCTGTTCCTGATCTGGGAACAATACTAATTAAGCACTGTTCAAAACTTGAAAAGGAAATTGAAGAGACCAAAAAGAATAATGGAAAAGCATTTGAGATGAATGGCAAAAAATTTGGAAGAGTGCAAAATGGGGATGTTGGTCACACAGAAGAAGATGTTCCTGAAGTCCCCAGCTTAGAGAAGTTCCTAGTGAAACGTGTCTCGAGACTTGAAAAGGAGGTCCAAGAAGCaaagaacagaagaaaaaatgaaCCACGTAAAGGGGGCAGAGTCACTAACATGAAGACAAAATTTGATTCATCTGCTTCAGATGCACAACTGGAAAAAACTACATATTCTGATGGAGGAGCAGAGCAAAAGGAAAACATTGACTCAAATAATCAAAAGGAATGTACTGGGGATACAGGTGAGTCTCCATTGCAGATTGGACAGGTGAATCTGAATGCTGGAGATGTGAAGATTGAAACTGAAGATCAGATGGAAGATAGCTTAGACAAGATCTTGGTCAAGCCATTGCACAAGTTGGAAGGGGAAAAAATACAGGCCTTGCCATTGGGAAGCAATTATGGAAGTCATCGACACCAAAAGAAACAGGCAGGAAACAGTGTTACAGACTGTGAGAGCTTGGATAAAATTTTAGTAAAGCATGTTTCCAGACTGGAGAAAGAGAAGATGAGGTTCAGTTCAAAGGAGGAAATGGTGAAGGTGAAGAAGTCATGTGAAACAAAAGTGCAATCGCACTTGATGAATCCAGAAGGTGGTCTGGACCAAATTTTGGTTAAACATAAATCAAGACTTGAGAGAGAAAAGCTAACTGCAGCTCAGCAACCAGATGACCAGATTAAGCACTCTAAGGTTCGTAGAGAAGCAAGGGAGAGAGAGTTGCAAGAAGCATGGGGAGGCTTAAGTTTAGGGAACTCAATGAAGTCAAGTGAAACAAAAGTGCAACAATCGCACATGAATCAAGAAGGTGGTCTGGACCAAATTTTGGTTAAACACAAATCAATACTTGAGAGAGAAAAGCTAGCTGCAGCTCAGCAACCAGATGGCCATATTAGGCACTCTATGGCTCGTAGAGAAGCAAGGGAGAGAGAGTTACAAGAAGCATGGGGAGGCTTAAGTTTAGGGAACTCCATGAAGCCCCATCTCTCGAAATTGGAACAAGATAAG GCTGCTTGGATAAAAGCTGAGGAAGAGGAAAGGAAAGAAGCTATCAAGGACATGTATATGAGGCAAAACACACTCAATTTCAATGAAG AAAATACATTACGGCACTGCTGCCTCCAAACCGATACTCCTGACGAGAGCCAGAGGAGGCGGATGGCGCCGAATCTGTCGAGGAGAACGAACACCAACCAGGCGGTGGCAAGGAAGCAGATGGGCTCAGCGATTGCTCTGAATTCTGATCACTGGGCGTGGGCGTAA